In Miscanthus floridulus cultivar M001 unplaced genomic scaffold, ASM1932011v1 fs_344_1_2, whole genome shotgun sequence, the genomic window caatcacatcaTTTTATGCCTCGTTTGggtatttatttattcttattgGTCGGTTTAATACTTCTTTTCTCTCTCCAGTTAGAGACTTGTACCCATGATCTGGGATTATTCATTCATTAAACTATGGACATATCCTTGTCTACTATCCGTACGCTACTACTTGCTGCCTATCTGTTACCCTGGTCAAACCTCCTACCTTCAGCATTACTGGTTGTTAAACAAGGTTAGGCGCTTTTAGAATATGAAATTGGCAACGATGAAAGTAACAGAAAGAATTAAATATAAGAGTTCTGCTAAATAAATcgtctagtgatgatgaaatggcAACAGTTTGTCTTTGTCTGGTAACAGTTTGTCTCTATGGTTCTCTTTTTCTATTGATCGTCTATGACTATCTGATAGAACTGTTTAGCAGAACTGATACATTTGACTCATATGGTATTTCCCTGATGCCagcttcatctttctcttcctggAGAATTATGGTGTGAGAAAACTGGAGGTGTTTTTCGCTGTATTGATTGCAACTATGGCTGTTTCATTTGCGGTTATGTTTGGTGAAACAAAGCCTAGTGGCAAGGAACTTCTGATCGGTAACTCTCGATATAACATGTCAGTAAAATCCTTTCCTTTATGTTGTATATCTTTGAGAATCTAAGGAGTTTGCTCATTTGATATTTTATACAGGTTTGGTGGTTCCAAAATTGAGTTCAAAGACAATTAAGCAAGCGGTTGGAATTGTGGGCTGCATCATCATGCCTCACAATGTTTTCTTGCATTCAGCACTAGTGCAGTCCAGGAAGATTGACACAAACAAGAAATCTCGTGTTCAAGAAGCGGTTTACTACTACAACATTGAGTCAATTCTTGCACTCATTGTGTCCTTCTTTATTAACATCTGTGTCACAACAGTTTTTGCCAAAGGATTTTATGGGTCTAAACAGGCTGACAATATAGGTCTTGAGAATGCTGGGCAGTACTTACAGGAAAAATATGGAACTGCATTCTTTCCCATCCTCTATATCTGGGCTATTGGTTTGTTAGCATCTGGGCAGAGTAGCACAATTACTGGCACATACGCAGGACAATTTGTTATGGGAGGTTTCCTTAATCTTCGATTGAAGAAGTGGCTACGAGCAATGATTACTCGAAGTTTTGCCATTATTCCAACTATGATTGTGGCTTTATTTTTCGATACTGAAGATCCTACTATGGATATTCTGAATGAAGCACTCAATGTTCTTCAATCCATACAGATTCCATTTGCTCTAATTCCTCTCATCACCCTCGTTTCAAAGGAGCAAATCATGGGGTCGTTCGTAATTGGTCCCATCACCAAAGTAAGTTTTTCTTTGAGTTTTGTTTATGGAAATTCGTGTTAGCGGAGAGTTAAATAATGATCAACTGACTGTTGCTGCTTGAGACCGTGGTACTGTTATTCCATTGTGTCATGGTGTGTCAACATCTGAAAGAACTAGAAGCTGGAGTCTTTAGTTTATTTTCTTTAGAGAAGAATCCTTAGTTTCAGTTTCCTGGTCTGCTTTAACTCACAGACATTATCAAATCAAGATGCCTTCACATGATTTTTC contains:
- the LOC136531428 gene encoding metal transporter Nramp2 → MASRDLAASLLPGGGGGASTSHDEYEERAYDSDDKVSIAISDSDGEDDGAPASRPPFSWRKLWRFTGPGFLMCIAFLDPGNLEGDLQAGAAAGYQLLWLLMWATVMGALMQLLSARLGVATGKHLAELCREEYPTWATRALWAMTELALVGADIQEVIGSAIAIKILSGGTVPLWGGVVITALDCFIFLFLENYGVRKLEVFFAVLIATMAVSFAVMFGETKPSGKELLIGLVVPKLSSKTIKQAVGIVGCIIMPHNVFLHSALVQSRKIDTNKKSRVQEAVYYYNIESILALIVSFFINICVTTVFAKGFYGSKQADNIGLENAGQYLQEKYGTAFFPILYIWAIGLLASGQSSTITGTYAGQFVMGGFLNLRLKKWLRAMITRSFAIIPTMIVALFFDTEDPTMDILNEALNVLQSIQIPFALIPLITLVSKEQIMGSFVIGPITKVISWIVTVFLMLINGYLILSFYIADVRGALLRSSLCVVLIVYLAFIVYLVVRNTSLYSRLCSSMSKSS